The genomic stretch TTCTGTTGATTGTTCACGCTTTCAATCGCTTGACTCAACACTTCGGAAAAGGACGGGCCTCCAACAGACTTGACATCCGGCGCTTGCAGCGCCTTCACCCCATCAAGAGCTGTCGGTTGCATCAGTTTATTTACTCCCTGGATCATCGATCACGCGCCTCCTTCCTATTTACCGATTTCCAGCGCTTTCAGCGCCTGAGCTTTCGAGGCGTTGAGCGCAGTTACGTTCGCTTCGTAACTACGGGTCGCAGAGATCATATCGACCATCTCACGCGCGATGTCAACATTAGGCATCCGTACATAGCCGTACATCGGATCACCTGGAATCTTGACCGCATCCGGATGATTTGGATCGTACACAAGCTTGAACGGCGTCTCATCCTTGACGATGCTGGTCACACGCACACCTTGACCAGATGCTTGGCTCAGTTCTTGGTTCAGCACATTTTGGAACGACGAAGCTGTACGCTCGCCAAATGTGACGATCTGACGACGGTACGGCTCGCCATTCACTCCGCGCGTCGTGTTGGCATTGGCGATGTTGCCGGCGACCACATCGAGACGCAGACGCTCCGCGGTGAGTCCCGTTGCACTGATGTTTAGGCTGTCAAAAATCCCCATGCTTATCGCTTCCCTTCGCTGATCGCATATTTGAGCGTAGCAAATTTGCCGTTGATCCGTTGTG from Tumebacillus algifaecis encodes the following:
- the flgC gene encoding flagellar basal body rod protein FlgC, encoding MGIFDSLNISATGLTAERLRLDVVAGNIANANTTRGVNGEPYRRQIVTFGERTASSFQNVLNQELSQASGQGVRVTSIVKDETPFKLVYDPNHPDAVKIPGDPMYGYVRMPNVDIAREMVDMISATRSYEANVTALNASKAQALKALEIGK